The Setaria viridis chromosome 2, Setaria_viridis_v4.0, whole genome shotgun sequence DNA window CAGGAGGAACTGGATCGTGCAATGCAGCTTATAGAAGAAGATGGTATCGAGGAGGGGTCTGAGCTGTACTGTCATGCACTTTATTTATGTAAGAATGCAGTGTATCGGAGGGCCTTCATGAAGATGAAAATGAAAGAGGGCCGACTGAATTGGATCCAATTCAACTGGGACAGGGAGAACAAGTAGTCCATTGTGGCATAAGTTTGTTTTATTCTAGTGATGTGTACTGATGGGTTGAAACAATAATGTCTGATGTACTGCatgttaaatttttttcaagttCAATGTCGCCCATGATCTGTACTACATGACCATCTATTTTTTACTTGTGTCACAACGCTTGTAATTTCCATAGTATGTCTTAGTAGTGACGAGGAATTTTAATATGTGTTGTCATTGTGCCGTGAACAGAAAGGTGGGGAGGCCATTTGAGGCCCTCAGCAGGTGTCCAGGAAGGAGGATTGGTTAGTTGTCCGGGCTTCCATGGAGGAAAGGGAGGACGATTGACAGGTTTGAAACAAATTCATCTGTCAATTGTGGTGCAACTTTTACTATATAGGCTTTGATGACTGATCCCCCTCCGTTTGTTATTGTGCACAGGCTCATTCAAGTATGAGTAGTGCTGAGGAATCAAACAGCGACATCGGCAGTGATTCTAGCTCCATCGTGTACCAGCTGGCGAGTGTAGCAGCAGCTGTAGCAGCATATGTCGCCGTGAATAGAAGCCCACCTCCTGTGGTGAACCCGCCAGTGGAGTTGCCACGCATGACCGGACGGCAATGGGTTGAGCTCAATATGCGGGAAAGCTGGAGGTGCTACGATAATTTTCGTATATATCCCGACGTgttccttcagttgcatgacatCTTGGTTAACAATCATGGGTTGCAATCGTCACAAGGGGTAGAATCTATTGAGGCTTTAGGTATGTTCGTCTGGGCTTGTGTGACACAACAGGCTTCCTgtcaaattagagatagatttgagcggagtttggacacagttagtaggaagatggTGCATGTGGCAGATGTAATGTTCTCATTTGCCCAGACGGTAATCGCTCCAAAGGATCCTGCGTACTCCAAGGTTAATCATAGGCTGAACCAGTatgcaccgttctttgatgggtgtATAGGTGCTCTAGATGGAACCCACGTTCCCGTACAGGTCGGGCGTGAGTCCCATTTGGACTTCATTAATAGAAAATGGTGGACAAGCTTTAATGTGTTAGTGATAGTGGATATGGACATGCGGTTCACCTATGTAGGAGCGGGGAGGGCAGGGTCCAGTCATGATATGTCGGTGTTGTGGGAGTGTATGGAGACACCAAACTACCCGCATCCACCTCCAGGTATGGTACTTGCCTAATTACGAACATGACGCAACAATTGTAAACGTGGTGCACTAATGGTGAATATGTTTGATGTGCTGTAGGAAGGTATTATTTGGTGAACTCGGGTTACGCAGTTCGTGAAGGCTATCTGGGGCCCTATTGAAGTACCAGGTACCATTTGGAGGAATTCAGCAGAAGAGCGGCTGAAAgtttggaggagaaattcaacTTCCACTATTCGAGTCTTCGCAATGTTGTCGAACGAGCTTTTGGCGTGCTCAAATCCAGGTGGCATATTTTGCAGCAAGTACCATTCTATGATCGAGAGAGGCAAACGAAGATCGTTATTGCTTGCTTTGCACTCCACAATTATTTGCTGGACCGTGCCGATGCAAGTACTGTAGATTCGAACATGGCGTGAACTCCGGATTACGGGGTGTCCGCATGGGTCGCAGCAAATGCTACTCCTGATATGGCTAGTGTACGAGATTGGATCGCGGCAGGAATCTCATTGATGTAGATGTATGCGTATGTGTGTATGTTTGTGTTATATGTTGTATGTAAGCAATTGATGTGCAACATGTTATTCTAGTGTGTGGCTTATTTTGTATGTCAGTAGCATCGCGGTAGTGGGTTAAGTTTGCGtcaaaaaattaaatttttttgcTCCTTTCACGatcacaaatttgaatttgaaatgtAGCAGCAGTAGCAAAAACAGCCGAAGAAGCCTAGTAGCAGCAAGCAGCGGTGCCCAGCTGCTTCTACCAGCGGTTGCAGCTGCAGCCAGCAGCGCAGCCAGGCAGCTGGCCGCCGAACGGGCTGAAGGTGCATGGACTGAAGTTGTAATGTTTCGGAAAGAAAAACATTCGTCACCAAGAGCAGACCACCTTAAGCACTGTGTTGAAGGTCCAACCGAGCTGTGTGTGTGTCTGCCTGAAGAAAGCCTGTGTAATATACCTTTTGGTGGCAGTGAGAAGTGAACTATGATGAGCTTTTTCTCAGCACAGCCGAATATGCTGGAGCAATATATCAAAGAGCATAAAAGCTTTCATTTACCGGTCctctaagggtgtgtttggatacaaggtgttaaactttaacagtgtcacatcaaatattcggatgctaattaggagaactaaatatgagctaattataaaactaattgcagaaccctgtgctaattcgcgagatgaatctattaagcctaattaatccatcattagtaaatggttactgtagcaccacattatcaaatcatggactaattaggcttaatagattcgtttcgcgaattacactccatctgtgcaattagttttgtaattagcctatgtttaatactcctaattagcattcaaacatccgatgtgacgggtgttaaactttaacactattGCCCGTGGTCTGACACTTCCGAGTCCGACTCCATGTTGCTCCGCTCCGCGTCAGCCTTCAACTTCCGCTAGGTTCATTTCCTACCGCCTCCCTCGTCACCGCCTCTGCGGCGAATCCGACTCGAGGTCGCCGATTCACTGCTGGCCCGCCGTTATAAATCCCAGCGCCCATCGCTTCCTCGTCCATCACAGCGATCGCTTCCCATCACCGCCCTGGCGCCCTGCGTTGTTCTCCCGTCCCTTCCATCGTCTCCCACCAGCGCGAGTCCCACGGCGATGGTCTGCTCGATCGCCCCCGCCGCGCCTCACCAGATGTTCCACCGGGCCGGTGCCGCTCCGCACCAgatgatgacggcggcggcgcccgcgccagAGGAGATGCGTCTCTCGGACTTCGACTGGATCGGCgacctcggcgccggcggcttcgCCAGGGTCAGCAAggctcgccaccgccgcaccggcGCGGTGTTCGCGCTCAAGATGTCGTACGACCCGGACCccgacgtcgaggaggaggccgaggtgctccgccgcgccgccgggtcGCCGCACGTCGTCGACTGCCACGCCCTGCTCCGCGGtcccgccggcgagcccgcCTGCCTGCTTGAGTTCATGGACGCCGGCTCCCTCTCCCGCGtcctgcgccggcgccgagggAAGGGAGGATTCCCCGAGCCGGCGCTCGCCGAGGCGGCCGCGCACTGCGTCGTGGGGCTCGCCCAGCTCCACTCCCGCGGCGTCGCGCACCTGGACGTCAAGCCGGACAACCTCCTCGCAAACTCCCGGGGCGAGATCAAGATCGGCGACTTCAACACTTCCAAGATCCTCTacggccgcgccggcgagcaCCTCCAGGTCCCCCTCACCGCCGGCACCCGCTGCTACTTCAGCCCCGAGAGGTTCGCGCCCATAGCCCGCGCCGGGCCGCAgggcgccatggccgccgacGTCTGGGGCCTCGGCGTCACCGTCCTGGAGCTGTTCCTGGGCCGGTTCGCCGTCGTGCCGGATGTGAAGAAGGCGTCTGcggcggagctggagctggcCATCTGCCACGGGGAGCCTCTGCGCGTGCCGGAAGAAGCAGAGGCGTCGGCGGAGTTGCGCAGGTTCGTGGCCGCGTGCCTGCAGAGGGAGCCGACGCGGCGCGCCACGGTGCCGCAGCTGCTCGGGCACCCGTTCCTCACTGGCCGCGACGTCGAGGCGTCAAGGCGCGCGCTGCGGGACCTTATCGTCGAGACCCTCTAGTTACAGGAGCTGGAGGATGATCTGTGTAATAGGATTACTGAGATTAACTCTTTGTTGTTATTTCATTGATGATTGATTGTAGTTTGAATTCAGTTAACTGTGTTATTCTTCCAATCGGATGGGAAATTTTGTTAGCAACAAAATTGGTTTTTTTTCTGTAACAAACAATCATGATTTTTCACTTAACTGGATGAGAATTTTAACATGTAATGCATGATAGCCTCCGAGAATTCTACATTTCTACCTGTGGTTGAACTGCTTGACTGTAGCATCAACTCAATCAAAAAAGTTTATAACAAAATAATCACAAGACGCATTGCAACGTACTACTCTGTGCGTAGACAGCTCGATCGAATCCTCCTGTGTATGATACGCAGTTGCATCGGACGAACGCGTTTAGCCGAACGACGATAGAGCTTGGTGAGGCCAGGCAGCCATGGCTTCAGCGATGGAGGGTCGCGGTGCGCGCACCAAAGTCCAGTTTCGAGCACGCGCTCCATCTGCTGCATGTCGAACTCGCCGTTGACTCTGCGCTCGGCCGGCGCGTGGTGACGAACTCCAGGTCAATGTACCCTACCGTCCCGGGCTGCCGGCGACGATCCCAAATCCAGCGCGATCATGTACGTTTCGTGACAACGATCTGTCAATTCCTTTTCACACTCCTTCGCAAATTGTCGAACAACAAAATTTTCAAGAGGAAATAATGGTTCACTACTACACTTGGTACCAAAGCCCCGTGACTCATCGTGcctatatactttaacttagtatttctatatcaACAATGATAtagatttagaatcatatattagtttaattTTGAGCATTTTTGTAtaatgcacatgaagataattagatcaagatttaggtgtttagtttcgacatacgtgggtaacttagatacaaatttagaatgacattttaagttatgcttttatAATCATAttcatgagtaaattggatgaaggttatggggttactttatattattttttttataatgacagagctcggtaatttatatatagatttagggtttattttagaatattctCATAGGGATAGTGGTGGgtagtttttttatttaaaaaaacataatggaccaatgactatgattattagagtttataggattgatgtttgatatttttgatttttgtgagaatttcaaggatttgtctttttttttctagcgtgtctcgtgagaactaatgcgaagtctccaatggaaaaaatgaggctattgctacaaaactattatctTGAGATacttctcatttgttaaatatttaaaaataatacttatatagatatatatatacttattatcttcatccgattgtgatagatttagtTAGTAAtactataatattttcatccacatatATAACCTTTAACTTTTCATTTTGCATTGTAGATATGCACTTGGATTTGTTTGAtgtaattttaacatagaaatttatattcCTATCACTTCCaatatatctttataaatggtgacacacacaTCATGtctatataccttaattattatatcagataccaatagtgtaagaaatacatgatttagaatcatacatttttgcatatttttaattaaggtgatttgggttcaaatgtagggttagctgatgttatttttaataatagcatatgtgaGTAGTATAGATGCAAATCTAAGAGTTACTTGAAGTTATTTTTAAGTAtaagtggtgggcaatttagttgcaaatctaggggttattttaaatattatctATAATAGCCTGAGTGGGTAATTTCGacgaagattagggggttaccttagtttattttatataatgacagAGGTGGGTATTTTAAATATAGATTTAGAAGTTATTTCaagttatttttataatggcataggtgggtaattttttagaaaatataattagCTATGATAATTTGAGTCTATCCAAGatattttgctattttttttagaatttctagTATCTCAGGATGCTGCTCCGGCTTCAAAAGGAGTTTCTCCGTAAAAAACATCATCATTACGCGACGATGTGGCAGGGCGGCGTCACACGGTCGCTAACCTCGAGGAAGCCCCTGATTCATGTAGGGCAAGGCTGACGCAAGGGTGCGAGGATTAGGGAATCCAGAGCAGTAAACTGTAGCAAGAGGGTGACGACCAGGCCAACGCATTCACACGTAAAGCGGTAGGATGGATTGCCGGTCAACCCTTCCCACGACTGTGGGCCTCGCCGGTCCATACTTGTATCGCACAAGGAGACTCAACAACAATAACTCACCATATGCACGTATGCAAGACGTAGGATGTTACTAAAAACTCTCGTGTGTTGAGTCTACACTTCTTATAGCATTTTTCGATCTCACGCACGTACTAACCCCAGGCCAAATCTTCAAAACGGGATCCCACCGGATGCTCGCTCTCGGTGCTTGATGTAACACTctaattttcaaattaaattttgtAAGAATTCAAAATTCTGATAGAAACATACTAGCTGCAGTTAGAAATCCAGTAGGAGTCATTGGCAGGAGTAGAAAATATTTTACAAATGAAATTGTTAAGCAAACTTAGGTTATAATCTTTCTTGATGCATTCAAGCCGTTGCATTGTGTTCTTTGTATGGAAAATGAATTTGGAAAAAAACCATTTGCAAAGTTTCGAGTAAGTTCGTCTATGCATAATTAGTTTCGGATTAAGGTTTAATCTCTGGATGTATtaatctatactataaagatcCAAAACTTTTGAAAACATTTTTCACCTAACAAAAAACCTCCTACCCCTCACATTGGTCCCACTTGCCAGGCTTCAGAAAGAGTGGAGGGAGAGCATACCCAGAAAAATCGATAGTCAGTCTATctgtatatatgtatgtatgtgtgtgtatatacacacacataagGATTCAAAACTTTTGAAAACACTTTTCAGCCAACTAGTAGAAAAATAACCTTCCATCCCCAATAAAAATCTCGGTTGTTCTTGATCTGGGATAAAAGAGGCTTTAGTCtcgggtctaaattttgtagtccgtggagacacctttagtcccggtggtaacaccaaccggaactaacaGTTGGTACtacgaaccgggactaaatggtccCCCATAAGTtgctacaaaaggattgcatcccctactcaatcagatgtgttgtgtaggtgagaagGTAGGAAAGCTACACGTGAGGCTTGAGgatgtgggttcgaatcccatgcacCGCACACAtgcatattttgcgtgaaaaatcacgtgacttgtgacCTGTGACGTGCGCGTGTGAGGAGCCTCGCGggaatttagaatatttttttagcgcaaaaccttttagtcccggttagatactaaagattttttttagattaaggaaatTATCCAGTCTTGAACATTCACAAGTGAATGTCTACGACCACAAAGAAACAAATCCGACCACCTAGTCCGAAGGTACATGATTACTTAGACTTCATGCCTCAATACGAGgatcaaagaaaaataagaaagcaAGCCACTAAGAAAGAAAGTTAAAAAGACTAAGCTTCAAACTTCTTCTATGCTCTTACTTCCACCTAATAATGGACCTTGTGCAACGACTAATCCCTCCCATCTGTCATTTTCTTAGAAACCCTAGAAGTTAGGATGATCTTGCTCGACGGCCAACTATTTCCTGTTGTTTTCTTGTCACGTAGAAACTGTACTTAGTCAATTTCTACCGTGCACACTAGCAGTACACTGAAACCGCCATCCCACTGAGCTGAACGGGTACTGCCATCCCAAGGACTCCAAAATGGCACCTTAAGAGGAAAGCGGCGCCTTAGCGCCGTTGCCGCCCGAACATGCTTCGCTTCTTCGGTTTTCACCTGGAAAAAGTCCCTGGGGTCAAGGTCCTCACCACAACGCCTTCAACAAGGAGCACGATGCATCATGGCACCGTCGTCGCCGGCACCGGTCATGGCTTTCGCCTGAGGATCTCAACACCCTGACAACAACCAAACTTTGCTAGCTGCTACCAAAgccggccgcccgccgtcgccacccTCCATCTGCTGCCCTCCGTCCATCGCTGCCGCTGCCATAGAGCTGAGCCACGCTCGCCTGTAGCCCCCACGGGCTGCATTCGGGTGGATCCACCGCGAGCTCCCCACGGTGGCGGTCAATGGAAGTTAAGACGCCCTCCCCCGAGCTTAGCTCAGGAGAGGTAGGCTCCATGGGTGTCGCCGCCCCGCAGCGGGCTGCCACCGGTGCTGcgagccgtcgtcgtcgccgctctCACCGCCGCGGGTCGCGCCACCATGGATCTGGGCATCCGGCCCTACTAGCACCCCCATGGATCCACTAGGGGATGCCCTAAACGGCCTGGGCGACGCTGGATCCAGGCCTGCTGGTGCCGAATATGGGCACCACCAGCCCAGGTGTGCGACCGCCGCTAGCAACCACCACGGCAGCAATAGGAAAGAAGAGGGTGGGGGAGGTTGTGGAGGGGGAAGAAGGTCTTTTGTGTGGGAGTTTATGTGCCCATCGCCGCCCTCATCGCACCGGACGGACTTCCGCCAGCGGGCTCCAGTGGCGGCGAgtgggaggggaaggagggagCGACACTAAAGGTAAGGTGGCGGTGCCGCCTCGAGTCGCCTGAGGTGGCGGTGCCGCCCGAGTCGCCGTAGGGCGATGCAGGGGCCAACATGCAAATGATAAACAGTAAtactgaaaaaaaatatttttgcagacccgggactaaagacggggacctttagtcctgattaaTTAGTTTCGATTGGAAAAATCAAGATATATGAGGTTTCCCAACCAGAACTAATGCTCATTTATGCTCATTTTTCTACCGGTGAAAAAAAACCCTCCCTACTCCTCACATTGGTCGCACTTGCCAGGCTTCAGAAAGAGTGGAGGGGGAGCCGACCCATCAAAATCGATAGAAGGAAAATGAGTCCGGAAAAAACAAAAGTTTTCGCACCTCGACATCCCAAACCCGCCGGCCGTACCCACGGCGCCCCAATCAAGCTGACAGCTAAAACGGGAAACTCGCGATCTCGGTATTCCATTTGCTCTATTGTTCCAATCGTGCCTTCATTGTTTCTCTCTTGCCGTGTTACCGTGGTGCTTATCCCTTTCGCGGAGGATGCGGCGAGTACATCGTTCCAAGCCGTCCCGTCCC harbors:
- the LOC117844200 gene encoding mitogen-activated protein kinase kinase 9 gives rise to the protein MVCSIAPAAPHQMFHRAGAAPHQMMTAAAPAPEEMRLSDFDWIGDLGAGGFARVSKARHRRTGAVFALKMSYDPDPDVEEEAEVLRRAAGSPHVVDCHALLRGPAGEPACLLEFMDAGSLSRVLRRRRGKGGFPEPALAEAAAHCVVGLAQLHSRGVAHLDVKPDNLLANSRGEIKIGDFNTSKILYGRAGEHLQVPLTAGTRCYFSPERFAPIARAGPQGAMAADVWGLGVTVLELFLGRFAVVPDVKKASAAELELAICHGEPLRVPEEAEASAELRRFVAACLQREPTRRATVPQLLGHPFLTGRDVEASRRALRDLIVETL